In a genomic window of Oreochromis aureus strain Israel breed Guangdong linkage group 13, ZZ_aureus, whole genome shotgun sequence:
- the hmgcll1 gene encoding 3-hydroxy-3-methylglutaryl-CoA lyase, cytoplasmic isoform X1, giving the protein MGNVPTTVKHCLSYEQLIEDYPWLRRWLQEDKTITGHAYPEFVKIVEVGPRDGLQNEKEIVPTGVKIQLIDMLSGTGLSVIEATSFVSSKWVPQMADHTDVLRGIQKASNVQYPVLTPNLQGFQDAVAAGATEVAVFGSASETFSKKNINCSVDESMLRFEEVINAAKKRQIPVRGYVSCALGCPHEGHIEPSKVAEVAKRLYEMGCYEISLGDTIGIGTPGSMLKMLQRVMKDVPINALAVHCHDTYGQALPNILTALQMGVSVVDSAVAGLGGCPYARGSSGNVSTEDVLYMLHGMGIETGVNIAKVIEAGSFICSALSRKTNSKVAQARSTACCDESL; this is encoded by the exons ACAATTACAGGACATGCCTATCCAGAGTTTGTTAAAATTGTTGAAGTTGGGCCAAGAGATGGACTTCAAAATGAAAAG GAGATTGTTCCAACTGGGGTGAAAATCCAGCTGATAGATATGCTCTCAGGAACAGGCCTGTCTGTGATCGAGGCCACCAGCTTTGTCTCTTCAAAGTGGGTACCGCAG ATGGCAGACCACACTGATGTACTCAGAGGAATCCAGAAAGCATCTAATGTTCAGTATCCTGTTTTGACACCTAACTTGCAAGGCTTTCAGGATGCT GTTGCAGCTGGTGCTACTGAAGTGGCTGTGTTTGGGTCGGCATCTGAAAccttcagtaaaaaaaatattaactgTTCTGTTGATGAAAGTATGCTGAGGTTTGAGGAAGTCATCAACGCTGCCAAAAAGCGACAAATTCCAGTTCGAGG GTATGTTTCTTGTGCCCTTGGGTGTCCCCATGAGGGACACATTGAACCTTCCAAAGTGGCAGAG gtGGCAAAGAGATTATATGAAATGGGCTGTTATGAGATTTCCTTGGGAGACACCATTGGTATTGGTACTCCAGGTTCTATGCTTAAGATGCTGCAGAGGGTGATGAAGGATGTGCCCATCAATGCGCTTGCAGTTCACTGCCATGACACCTATGGGCAAGCACTGCCCAACATCCTTACTGCACTCCAG ATGGGGGTCTCTGTGGTGGATTCTGCAGTAGCTGGCCTGGGAGGATGCCCTTACGCTCGGGGTTCATCTGGCAACGTTTCCACAGAGGATGTTCTCTACATGCTTCATGGCATGGGCATTGAAACA GGTGTGAACATTGCCAAAGTCATAGAGGCTGGTTCCTTCATCTGCAGTGCTTTATCTCGCAAGACAAACTCCAAGGTTGCCCAAGCAAGAAGCACAGCCTGCTGTGATGAGTCTCTGTAA
- the gfral gene encoding GDNF family receptor alpha-like codes for MLQACKSGQCNDEGCQRETLWFYRNVPQNVAEMLVMCECEASDQSCVNMKTGLHSGTCGDEIWVCQRVLNQCTEDSNCRGLLEHFQAKCWSPEEAQCIDSDLPRDECFTRMDPELILGADSECKRAFVATLGTVLHHPCTCKRLYNDDLLTCSMIHEVLHNRSRFMASSETITRPSKPPQIIESDHVYAWSQDYLLYVVATILLAGVILMPLVIDLKKER; via the exons ATGCTCCAAGCCTGTAAGTCAGGCCAGTGCAATGATGAAGGCTGTCAGCGGGAAACTCTGTGGTTCTACAGGAACGTACCCCAAAATGTTGCAGAGATGCTGGTGATGTGCGAGTGTGAAGCTTCGGATCAGAGCTGTGTGAACATGAAAACCGGATTACACAGTGGCACCTGTGGAGATGAGATTTGGGTCTGTCAGCGTGTACTTAACCAGTGCACTGAGGACAGTAACTGCAG GGGCTTATTAGAACATTTCCAAGCCAAATGTTGGAGTCCTGAAGAAGCCCAGTGCATTGACAGTGACCTCCCAAGAGATGAATGCTTCACCCGGATGGATCCAGAGCTCATCCTTGGTGCAGACTCTGAATGCAAAAGGGCCTTTGTGGCTACTTTAGGGACAGTGCTTCACCATCCTTGTACATGTAAAAGACTCTACAATGACGATCTGCTGACATGCAGCATGATTCACGAAGTACTTCACAATAGATCACGCTTCA TGGCATCTTCAGAAACAATCACTCGCCCATCTAAACCTCCTCAGATCATTGAATCAGATCATGTTTATGCTTGGTCCCAAG ATTATCTTCTGTACGTTGTTGCAACCATCCTGCTTGCTGGTGTCATATTAATGCCTCTGGTTATT GATCTCAAGAAAGAGAGATAA